From a single Natronorubrum tibetense GA33 genomic region:
- a CDS encoding mandelate racemase/muconate lactonizing enzyme family protein translates to MSGDCDYARDLELEYRPFSLSLSSPLETADGTIESRDGFLVRILDATPGDGDPVVGYGEATPLPGWTESRADCEAALERASDAIRTDPDAALEAVEGQVAARHAITLALADLQATRESTPMYRYIGKGPMVGRVPVNATVGDGSPTETASEAAAAVGRGFDCCKLKVGRRDLETDIERVRRTREAVGPDVELRVDANEAWTYDEATTALEAFSDLKVSVLEQPLPAGALEGHADLRRRAGDDGVAIALDEGLLEHGVDAICDAEAADVLVLKPMALGGVDVARKVAAWVGMLEVTPIVTTTIDAVVARTGAVHLAASIPDVPACGVATAELLAEDLGRDPVLLEKGSAVVPQAKGLGVEGVWQE, encoded by the coding sequence GTGAGCGGCGACTGCGACTACGCTCGAGACCTCGAACTCGAGTATCGGCCGTTCTCGCTCTCGCTTTCCAGCCCGCTCGAGACGGCCGATGGGACGATCGAGTCGCGGGACGGCTTTCTCGTCCGCATTCTGGACGCGACGCCCGGCGACGGCGACCCGGTGGTCGGCTACGGCGAGGCGACGCCGCTTCCCGGCTGGACGGAGTCCCGGGCGGACTGCGAGGCCGCGCTCGAACGGGCCAGCGACGCGATCCGAACCGATCCGGACGCCGCGCTCGAGGCGGTCGAAGGACAGGTCGCGGCCAGACACGCGATCACGCTCGCGCTCGCGGACCTGCAGGCGACCCGTGAGTCGACGCCGATGTATCGGTATATCGGCAAGGGGCCGATGGTCGGTCGGGTGCCGGTCAACGCGACGGTCGGCGACGGCTCTCCGACCGAAACCGCGAGCGAGGCGGCCGCCGCCGTCGGCCGCGGTTTCGATTGCTGTAAGCTGAAAGTCGGCCGCAGGGACCTCGAGACCGATATCGAGCGCGTGAGACGCACCCGCGAGGCAGTCGGCCCCGACGTCGAACTGCGGGTCGACGCGAACGAGGCCTGGACCTACGACGAGGCGACGACCGCGCTCGAGGCGTTCTCTGACCTCAAGGTATCGGTTCTCGAGCAACCGCTGCCGGCGGGGGCGCTCGAGGGCCACGCCGATCTCAGGCGACGGGCGGGCGACGACGGCGTCGCGATCGCGCTGGACGAAGGGCTGCTCGAACACGGCGTCGACGCGATTTGCGACGCAGAGGCGGCCGACGTGCTCGTGCTCAAGCCGATGGCGCTCGGCGGCGTCGACGTCGCTCGCAAGGTCGCGGCTTGGGTCGGGATGCTCGAGGTAACGCCCATCGTGACGACGACAATCGATGCGGTCGTCGCGAGGACCGGTGCAGTTCACCTCGCGGCGTCGATTCCGGACGTGCCGGCCTGTGGGGTGGCCACGGCGGAACTGCTGGCGGAGGACCTGGGCCGCGATCCCGTGCTCCTCGAGAAGGGATCGGCCGTCGTCCCGCAGGCGAAAGGGCTCGGCGTCGAGGGGGTGTGGCAGGAGTGA
- a CDS encoding class I adenylate-forming enzyme family protein: MTGAPLEWPTRDLLSHRASTTPDATAVIDADGGESWTFGEFDRRVDIVAKRLETVLTDPESVAADTERRLGVLMETRVAFAEVYLAAMRRGITVVPLNVRETVPELESKARRTDLDAIICESGTEDLALEVANCPIVSVDEPGPERDGVTSLSSHQSTDDTNPDPVPLERDRTHLLMFTSGTSGTPKGVRLTVGNLVASATASAFRLGVTPDDRWLCCLPMYHMGGLAPVVRSMLYGTPVVIQREFDPEKTARVIRKYDISGVSLVPTMCKRLLDAGWNPPDSLRFVLLGGAPATNEFLERCRAADVPVYPTYGMTETASQIATATPGETATHEGTVGQPLVCTDVTVVDENGERVPAGETGELVVSGPTVTPGYLSDEQTEAAFGEYGLHTGDIGYKDANGRLWVLNRRSDRIVTGGENVDPGAVLEALRSSPQVEDAAVVGLEDPEWGERVAALVVPADGGRESAGPGTIDLESLLAHSETRLARFKRPKTIAVADSLPRTASGTVDRDAVRAQLLESGTDVSDLS; encoded by the coding sequence GTGACGGGCGCGCCGCTCGAGTGGCCCACCCGTGACCTGCTGTCCCACCGCGCCTCGACGACGCCGGACGCGACAGCCGTGATCGACGCCGACGGGGGCGAGTCGTGGACGTTCGGCGAGTTCGATCGGCGGGTCGATATCGTCGCGAAACGACTCGAGACGGTTCTCACCGATCCCGAGAGTGTTGCAGCCGATACCGAGCGACGACTCGGCGTCCTGATGGAGACCCGAGTCGCGTTCGCCGAGGTCTACCTCGCCGCGATGCGACGCGGGATTACGGTCGTACCGCTGAACGTTCGCGAGACGGTCCCCGAGCTCGAGTCGAAGGCTCGTCGAACCGATCTCGACGCGATCATCTGCGAGTCGGGGACGGAGGATCTCGCACTCGAGGTCGCGAACTGCCCGATCGTCTCCGTCGACGAACCCGGACCCGAACGCGACGGCGTTACCTCGCTCTCATCGCACCAGTCGACGGACGATACGAACCCGGATCCGGTCCCGCTCGAACGCGACCGAACGCACCTGCTCATGTTTACGTCGGGTACCTCGGGCACCCCGAAGGGCGTTCGGCTGACGGTCGGCAACCTCGTCGCGAGCGCGACCGCGTCAGCGTTCCGCCTCGGCGTCACGCCGGACGATCGGTGGCTCTGCTGTCTGCCGATGTATCATATGGGCGGGCTGGCCCCGGTCGTCCGCTCGATGCTGTACGGCACGCCCGTCGTGATCCAGCGGGAGTTCGATCCCGAGAAAACCGCTCGCGTAATAAGGAAGTACGATATTTCGGGCGTTTCGCTCGTCCCCACGATGTGCAAACGGCTGCTCGATGCGGGGTGGAATCCGCCCGACTCGTTGCGATTCGTTCTACTCGGCGGCGCGCCGGCCACGAACGAGTTCCTCGAGCGCTGTCGGGCGGCCGACGTGCCGGTCTACCCCACCTACGGGATGACCGAGACGGCCTCCCAGATCGCGACGGCGACTCCAGGGGAGACAGCGACTCACGAGGGGACGGTCGGCCAGCCGCTCGTCTGTACGGATGTGACGGTCGTCGACGAGAACGGGGAGCGGGTTCCGGCCGGCGAGACCGGCGAACTGGTCGTCTCCGGGCCGACGGTGACGCCGGGATACCTTTCGGACGAGCAGACGGAAGCGGCGTTCGGCGAGTACGGACTACACACCGGCGATATCGGGTACAAAGACGCGAACGGACGGCTGTGGGTACTCAATCGGCGCAGCGACCGCATCGTCACCGGCGGCGAGAACGTCGATCCCGGCGCGGTGCTCGAGGCGCTGCGGTCGTCTCCGCAGGTCGAGGACGCCGCCGTCGTCGGCCTCGAGGACCCTGAGTGGGGCGAGCGCGTCGCGGCGCTCGTCGTGCCCGCAGACGGCGGCCGTGAGTCAGCCGGCCCGGGGACGATCGACCTCGAGTCGCTGCTCGCCCACTCCGAGACGCGCCTCGCCCGGTTCAAACGACCGAAGACGATCGCCGTCGCCGACTCGCTCCCGCGGACGGCGTCAGGAACCGTCGATCGCGACGCGGTTCGAGCGCAGTTGCTCGAGTCGGGGACGGACGTTTCAGACCTCTCCTGA
- a CDS encoding NRDE family protein, whose product MCTLTLAWQVFDDAPVAVAANRDEALDREALPPDIYREEPSIVAPRDAEAGGTWIGYNEHGVFVGITNRWTDAELAAERSRGLLVADVLEAETAADAESIVEDAVRTDEYDGFYLVLADASTACCYRWDGTLSYTSFDPGVHVVVNVAVDDTVDIPSVRPDVAREQAANARAVREALSDPDDGSVADWLERAGDVLGDHEYGVCVHENGYGTRSSSLIALGNGPTRHAFASGPPCRIPFEPVVLEAPGSAETVGISGECDAEGHI is encoded by the coding sequence GTGTGTACACTCACCCTCGCCTGGCAGGTCTTCGACGACGCGCCGGTCGCGGTCGCCGCAAACAGGGACGAAGCACTCGATCGAGAGGCTCTTCCTCCCGATATCTACCGCGAGGAGCCGTCGATCGTCGCCCCGCGGGACGCCGAAGCCGGGGGCACCTGGATCGGCTACAACGAACACGGGGTCTTCGTCGGGATTACGAACCGGTGGACCGACGCTGAGCTCGCCGCCGAGCGATCGCGCGGGCTCCTCGTCGCCGACGTTCTCGAGGCCGAAACCGCGGCGGACGCGGAGTCGATCGTCGAGGACGCCGTTCGAACCGACGAATACGACGGATTCTACCTCGTGCTCGCCGACGCCTCGACCGCTTGCTGTTACCGGTGGGACGGAACGCTTTCGTACACGTCGTTCGACCCCGGCGTCCACGTCGTGGTCAACGTCGCCGTGGATGACACGGTCGATATTCCGTCGGTCCGTCCCGACGTGGCCCGCGAGCAGGCCGCCAATGCCCGCGCGGTTCGCGAGGCGCTGTCCGATCCGGATGACGGGTCGGTCGCGGACTGGCTCGAGCGCGCCGGGGACGTGCTCGGCGATCACGAGTACGGCGTCTGCGTCCACGAGAACGGATACGGGACGCGATCCTCGTCGCTGATCGCACTCGGAAACGGTCCGACGCGGCACGCGTTCGCGTCGGGGCCGCCCTGTCGAATACCGTTCGAACCGGTCGTCCTCGAGGCCCCCGGCAGCGCGGAGACGGTCGGAATCAGCGGCGAGTGCGACGCCGAAGGGCACATTTAA
- a CDS encoding helix-turn-helix transcriptional regulator: MSVSAIEAELSEDERAGLELVRQTGGIHQSDFWKELDVSSRKGSRIVESLVEKELVDREETVYAGHNTYYISPTARDLDFTLLMAGDMLSPFIGEEEVDPNSDAFSQWIMNLAYEE, encoded by the coding sequence GTGAGCGTGTCTGCAATCGAAGCCGAGCTCTCCGAGGACGAGCGCGCCGGTCTCGAACTCGTCCGCCAAACGGGCGGGATCCACCAGAGCGACTTCTGGAAGGAGCTGGACGTCTCCTCACGGAAGGGAAGCCGGATCGTCGAGTCGCTCGTCGAGAAGGAACTGGTCGACCGAGAGGAGACGGTCTACGCCGGACACAACACCTACTACATCTCGCCGACGGCTCGAGACCTCGATTTCACGCTGCTGATGGCCGGCGACATGTTATCGCCGTTTATCGGCGAGGAAGAGGTCGATCCCAACAGCGACGCCTTCTCGCAGTGGATCATGAACCTCGCGTACGAAGAGTAG